TGATATGGTAACGTTCCTTTCGTTGATATCCACTCCGACGAATCCGAGCGGATTAGCTATTGAGATCACTTTGGAGAAAGCGATTGCGACATTATGACTAGTTACCGTCACCGACCCCCGCTTAAGATTCGGATCATCTATGAGGGAAAGGTGGTAGTCGCCACATTGAAGCGTCAAGAAGATGAATTTATGCGAAGTGGTCGGAATCCTCAAGAGAAGATGGTTGAGCCTATAGGATTGATTGTCTAGTCTAAGGAAGGCCTTCCTTACGTACGGAATTGATTTCCTGTTCTTGTTCCTGTAGTGGGAATATGCTACCTCACATGCGGAGAGAATGTAATGGCTGTGTAGGCCGTACTCCTTGAGTCGCGAGTATGCGAGCTGAATGAGGTTAAACCTGCTTCTAGGTTCCGTCTCAACGGCGATTCGAATTGCGTCGTTGCACATAAGGCGGAAATCTTCGAAGAGAGAAGATAATTCAGACGAAGCTTCATAATTGACCGAAATCGATTTCACAGTTCTGCTGAGCCCGCTCTGAAAGGATCTGATTCCACTGTTCGTTGACATTCAACTTCAGGCATGAACTACCGCATAAAACATTGAAGGGCCTTGGGCCAAAAGCCGCAGGGAGGGTTCTCTGAAAGTGCTCTCGAGTATTCTCTTAGGAGAAGCCAGCGAAGCTTGCATGTCTTAAATAGAGACAAATCCGGAAAGTCCCAAGTCTCACCAGATGAAAGAAGACCGGGCTGTATCCCTAGAGTCGCTCCAAGAGCGAATGAAAGCTTACGCTGTCAGGGTGGACGCTGCGCTCTCGCGCGAGCTCAAGTTCTATGCGCACTCCAGGTTTCATGACCCCCTAGTCTACGCAACCGAGGGAGGAAAGCGCGTGAGACCTGTGATGCTCATGCTTTCTGCAGAAGCGCTCGGCTGCAAGGACGACTCGGTCCTTGGTGCCGCTGTCGCCGTGGAGCTCCTTCACACAGAATCGATAATCCACGACGATGTCATCGACGAGGAGAAGGTCAGAAGATCGAAACTCCCTTTCCATGTCAAGTATGGTTACAGCGCATCGCTGCTGAGCGCAGACTTCGTCTTTGCCATGATACTCGCCATCGCAGCGAGGTACGACGACAGGAGGATTGCCGAGGAAGTGAGCA
This window of the Candidatus Bathyarchaeia archaeon genome carries:
- a CDS encoding polyprenyl synthetase family protein — translated: MKEDRAVSLESLQERMKAYAVRVDAALSRELKFYAHSRFHDPLVYATEGGKRVRPVMLMLSAEALGCKDDSVLGAAVAVELLHTESIIHDDVIDEEKVRRSKLPFHVKYGYSASLLSADFVFAMILAIAARYDDRRIAEEVSSAALRMSEGEYSELTIDPQIYKLTWDEYIRIVADKTASLFET